A window from Streptomyces sp. NBC_00299 encodes these proteins:
- a CDS encoding carboxyl transferase domain-containing protein, which produces MHEAPELASAADPASQAWQANEEAHRALVEELRGKLAAARLGGGEKARARHTARGKLLPRDRVDTLLDPGSPFLELAPLAADGMYDGQAPAAGVIAGIGRVSGRECVIVANDATVKGGTYYPMTVKKHLRAQEVALENRLPCLYLVDSGGAFLPMQDEVFPDREHFGRIFYNQARMSGAGIPQIAAVLGSCTAGGAYVPAMSDEAVIVRNQGTIFLGGPPLVKAATGEVVTAEELGGGEVHSRVSGVTDHLAEDDPHALRIVRNIVATLPARGTLPWEVTPATEPKVDPFGLYGAVPVDSRTPYDVREIIARVVDGSRFSEFKSEFGQTLVTGFARIHGHPVGIVANNGILFSESAQKGAHFIELCDQRGIPLVFLQNISGFMVGKDYEAGGIAKHGAKMVTAVACTRVPKLTVVVGGSYGAGNYSMCGRAYSPRFLWMWPGAKISVMGGEQAASVLATVKRDQLEARGEDWPAADEDAFKAPIREQYERQGNAYYATARLWDDGVIDPLETRQVLGLALTACANAPLGDPQFGVFRM; this is translated from the coding sequence ATGCACGAGGCACCGGAGCTTGCGAGCGCGGCAGATCCCGCGTCCCAGGCCTGGCAAGCCAACGAGGAGGCCCACCGGGCGCTCGTGGAGGAGCTGCGCGGCAAGCTGGCCGCCGCCCGGCTGGGAGGCGGCGAGAAGGCACGCGCCCGGCACACCGCGCGCGGAAAGCTGCTGCCGCGCGACCGCGTGGACACGCTCCTCGACCCCGGCTCGCCCTTCCTGGAGCTCGCTCCGCTCGCTGCCGACGGCATGTACGACGGGCAGGCCCCGGCTGCCGGCGTCATCGCCGGGATCGGCCGGGTCAGCGGGCGCGAGTGCGTGATCGTCGCCAACGACGCCACGGTCAAGGGCGGGACGTACTACCCGATGACCGTGAAGAAGCACCTGCGCGCGCAGGAGGTGGCCCTGGAGAACCGCCTGCCGTGTCTCTACCTCGTCGACTCCGGCGGCGCCTTCCTGCCCATGCAGGACGAGGTCTTCCCGGACCGGGAGCACTTCGGGCGGATCTTCTACAACCAGGCCCGCATGTCGGGCGCGGGCATCCCGCAGATCGCCGCCGTGCTGGGCTCGTGCACGGCCGGCGGGGCCTACGTCCCGGCCATGAGCGACGAGGCCGTCATCGTCCGCAACCAGGGCACGATCTTCCTCGGCGGCCCCCCGCTGGTGAAGGCCGCCACCGGTGAGGTCGTCACGGCGGAGGAGCTGGGCGGCGGTGAGGTCCACTCCCGGGTGTCCGGCGTGACCGACCACCTCGCCGAGGACGACCCGCACGCGCTGCGGATCGTGCGGAACATCGTCGCGACGCTCCCCGCGCGCGGCACCCTCCCCTGGGAGGTCACCCCCGCCACGGAACCGAAGGTCGACCCCTTCGGCCTCTACGGCGCGGTCCCGGTCGACTCCCGCACCCCCTACGACGTGCGCGAGATCATCGCGCGCGTGGTCGACGGCTCCCGCTTCTCGGAGTTCAAGTCCGAGTTCGGCCAGACCCTCGTCACCGGCTTCGCCCGGATCCACGGCCACCCGGTCGGCATCGTCGCCAACAACGGCATCCTGTTCTCCGAGTCCGCCCAGAAGGGCGCCCACTTCATCGAGCTGTGCGACCAGCGCGGCATCCCGCTGGTCTTCCTCCAGAACATCTCCGGCTTCATGGTCGGCAAGGACTACGAGGCCGGCGGCATCGCCAAGCACGGCGCCAAGATGGTCACGGCGGTGGCCTGCACGCGCGTGCCGAAACTGACGGTCGTGGTCGGAGGGTCGTACGGCGCCGGGAACTACTCGATGTGCGGGCGGGCGTACTCGCCCCGCTTCCTGTGGATGTGGCCGGGCGCCAAGATCTCCGTCATGGGCGGCGAGCAGGCCGCGTCCGTCCTCGCGACCGTCAAGCGGGACCAGTTGGAGGCGCGGGGCGAGGACTGGCCGGCCGCGGACGAGGACGCGTTCAAGGCGCCGATCCGGGAGCAGTACGAGCGCCAGGGCAACGCCTACTACGCGACGGCCCGCCTCTGGGACGACGGCGTGATCGACCCGCTGGAGACCCGTCAGGTGCTGGGCCTCGCCCTGACCGCCTGTGCCAACGCGCCCCTGGGTGACCCCCAGTTCGGCGTCTTCCGGATGTGA
- a CDS encoding DedA family protein — MIIAAASEAPVGGVAGWAADLMEKLGGPGAGLAIALENLFPPLPSEVILPLAGFTASQGRMDVVGAVAWTTAGSVVGALALYLLGALLGRDRLISVAARLPLVKVADVERTEAWFLRHGTKAVFFGRFVPVFRSLISIPAGVERMRLPVFLALTTAGSLIWNTAFIAAGYALGARWHEVTDLVGLYSKAILVIVVVAALAFVGVRLLRAGRGQRRRPVGSGSQKRP, encoded by the coding sequence ATGATCATTGCTGCTGCGTCCGAGGCGCCCGTCGGCGGAGTCGCCGGCTGGGCCGCCGACCTGATGGAGAAGCTGGGCGGCCCCGGCGCCGGACTGGCCATCGCCCTGGAGAACCTGTTCCCGCCGCTGCCGAGCGAGGTGATCCTGCCGCTGGCCGGGTTCACGGCGAGCCAGGGCCGGATGGACGTCGTCGGGGCCGTCGCCTGGACGACGGCCGGTTCGGTGGTCGGCGCACTGGCCCTGTACCTGCTGGGCGCGCTCCTCGGCCGGGACAGGCTGATCTCGGTGGCGGCGCGGCTGCCGCTGGTGAAGGTCGCGGACGTGGAGCGGACCGAGGCCTGGTTCCTCCGGCACGGCACCAAGGCCGTGTTCTTCGGCCGCTTCGTGCCGGTCTTCCGCAGCCTGATCTCGATACCGGCGGGAGTCGAGCGCATGCGGCTCCCGGTGTTCCTCGCCCTCACCACGGCCGGCAGCCTCATCTGGAACACCGCCTTCATCGCCGCCGGCTATGCCCTCGGCGCCCGCTGGCACGAGGTCACCGACCTGGTCGGCCTCTACTCCAAGGCGATCCTGGTGATCGTCGTCGTGGCGGCCCTGGCGTTCGTGGGCGTACGGCTGCTGCGGGCCGGGCGCGGGCAGCGGCGGCGTCCGGTCGGGTCGGGTTCGCAGAAGCGCCCCTAG
- a CDS encoding response regulator transcription factor has translation MRVMIAEDSALLREGLVRLLAEEGHVVAAAVGDAEALLVAVAAEPPDIVVVDVRMPPTHTDEGLRAALRIRELHPGTAVLVLSQYVERRYATELLGGSSEGVGYLLKDRVMQVEEFLAALERVGAGGTAFDPEVVRRLLARSARTDPLHGLTPRERDVLALMAQGCTNAAIAQQLYVSQSAVEKHTNAIFDKFGLTGTTGYSRRVLAVLRHLSAPAEG, from the coding sequence ATGCGCGTCATGATCGCCGAGGACTCGGCACTGCTGAGAGAAGGCCTCGTGCGGCTGCTGGCCGAGGAGGGGCATGTCGTGGCGGCGGCCGTCGGGGACGCGGAGGCGCTGCTGGTGGCGGTGGCGGCCGAGCCGCCCGACATCGTCGTCGTGGATGTCCGGATGCCGCCCACGCACACCGACGAGGGGCTGCGCGCCGCGCTGCGGATCCGTGAGCTGCATCCCGGTACGGCCGTGCTCGTGCTGTCGCAGTACGTCGAGCGCCGCTACGCCACCGAGCTGCTCGGCGGCAGCAGCGAGGGCGTCGGGTACCTGCTCAAGGACCGGGTCATGCAGGTGGAGGAGTTCCTCGCCGCCCTGGAGCGCGTCGGCGCCGGCGGCACCGCCTTCGACCCCGAGGTGGTCCGCCGGCTCCTCGCCCGCAGCGCCCGCACCGACCCGCTGCACGGGCTCACGCCCCGGGAGCGCGACGTGCTGGCCCTGATGGCGCAGGGCTGCACCAACGCGGCCATCGCACAGCAGCTCTACGTCTCACAGAGCGCGGTCGAGAAACACACCAACGCGATCTTCGACAAGTTCGGCCTCACCGGTACCACCGGATACAGCCGCCGCGTCCTGGCCGTACTGCGTCACCTGAGCGCCCCGGCCGAGGGATAG
- a CDS encoding acyl-CoA dehydrogenase family protein, translated as MRRTVFNEDHEAFRETIRAFIEAEVVPVYDEWFAAGQAPRDFYYKLAELGVFGIRVDEEFGGAGIESYKFEAVMYEETARAGVQFGGSGVHVLLGLPYIKMLASDEQKKRFLPKFVSGEEMWALAMTEPGTGSDLAGMKTTAKLSEDGTHYVLNGAKTFITGGVHADRVIVCARTDAPSAEDRRHGISLFAVDTKSEGYSVGRKLDKLGLKTSDTAELAFVDVKVPVEDLLGEENKGFYYLGHNLASERWGIAFGAYAQAKAAVRFAKEYVQDRTVFGKSVASFQNTKFELAACQAEVDAAEAVADRALEALDAGELTPAEAASAKLFCTEVAHRVIDRCLQLHGGYGFMNEYPIARLYADNRVNRIYGGTSEIMKSIIAKDMGL; from the coding sequence GTGCGCCGTACGGTGTTCAACGAGGATCACGAGGCGTTCCGGGAGACCATCCGCGCCTTCATCGAGGCCGAGGTCGTCCCGGTCTACGACGAGTGGTTCGCGGCGGGCCAGGCGCCCCGCGACTTCTACTACAAGCTCGCCGAGCTCGGCGTCTTCGGCATCCGCGTCGACGAGGAGTTCGGCGGCGCCGGCATCGAGTCGTACAAGTTCGAAGCCGTGATGTACGAGGAGACCGCGCGCGCGGGCGTCCAGTTCGGCGGCTCCGGCGTGCACGTGCTGCTCGGCCTGCCGTACATCAAGATGCTCGCCTCCGACGAGCAGAAGAAGCGGTTCCTGCCGAAGTTCGTCTCCGGTGAGGAGATGTGGGCGCTGGCGATGACCGAGCCGGGCACCGGCTCCGACCTCGCGGGCATGAAGACCACCGCCAAGCTGAGCGAGGACGGCACGCACTACGTCCTCAACGGCGCCAAGACCTTCATCACCGGCGGCGTCCACGCCGACCGTGTGATCGTCTGCGCCCGCACCGACGCGCCCAGCGCCGAGGACCGCCGCCACGGCATCTCCCTGTTCGCCGTCGACACCAAGTCCGAGGGCTACTCCGTCGGCCGCAAGCTGGACAAGCTCGGCCTGAAGACCTCCGACACCGCCGAGTTGGCGTTCGTCGACGTGAAGGTCCCGGTCGAGGACCTGCTCGGCGAGGAGAACAAGGGCTTCTACTACCTCGGCCACAACCTGGCCTCCGAGCGCTGGGGCATCGCCTTCGGTGCCTACGCGCAGGCCAAGGCCGCCGTCCGGTTCGCCAAGGAGTACGTGCAGGACCGCACCGTCTTCGGCAAGTCCGTCGCGTCCTTCCAGAACACCAAGTTCGAGCTGGCGGCCTGCCAGGCCGAGGTCGACGCCGCCGAGGCGGTCGCCGACCGCGCGCTGGAGGCCCTGGACGCCGGCGAGCTGACCCCCGCCGAGGCCGCCTCCGCGAAGCTCTTCTGCACCGAGGTCGCGCACCGCGTGATCGACCGCTGCCTCCAGCTGCACGGCGGCTACGGCTTCATGAACGAGTACCCGATCGCCCGCCTGTACGCGGACAACCGCGTCAACCGGATCTACGGCGGCACCAGCGAGATCATGAAGTCGATCATCGCGAAGGACATGGGCCTGTAG
- a CDS encoding sensor histidine kinase yields the protein MIGFTERWLRLAAGLLLGGLTAVAELVLVLGGRLRRPTARRTSSVPASALRLAALERRRLAVFHAAELDPPRTGQAAYGYVAARWPLGLFGLLVLLTSLIGLAYASLLVWAWFVMDPDHLGTVALSGLGGVFLLFLCAQGGRGLAQLDEQLARRHLGPSETELLRRRVGELAETRAGVMQAVHDERRRIERDLHDGVQQRLVALGMLLGRARRATDPAKADALLRQAHEESAHALTELRETAWRIHPAALDERGLAAALEELAERSVLPVEVTYALDGTPPPVPVQTVAYFVAAEAVTNTLKHSGATRAEIRVTGRHDGILIHIEDNGTGGAPHRPTTGGLLGLSRRIAALDGHLTIHSPPGGPTLITAELPCAS from the coding sequence GTGATCGGATTCACCGAGCGCTGGCTCCGCCTCGCCGCCGGGCTGCTGCTGGGCGGGCTCACGGCGGTGGCCGAACTCGTCCTCGTCCTGGGCGGCCGGCTGCGCAGGCCGACGGCCCGGCGCACTTCCTCCGTCCCCGCGAGCGCGCTGCGCCTCGCCGCCCTGGAGCGGCGCCGCCTCGCGGTCTTCCACGCCGCCGAGCTGGACCCGCCGCGCACCGGGCAGGCCGCGTACGGGTATGTGGCGGCACGCTGGCCGCTCGGCCTGTTCGGGCTGCTGGTGCTGCTGACCTCGCTGATCGGGCTCGCCTACGCGTCCCTGCTGGTGTGGGCCTGGTTCGTGATGGATCCCGACCATCTCGGCACCGTCGCGCTGTCCGGGCTGGGCGGCGTCTTCCTCCTGTTCCTGTGCGCACAGGGCGGGCGCGGGCTGGCGCAGCTCGACGAGCAGCTGGCCCGGCGGCATCTGGGCCCCAGCGAGACGGAACTGCTGCGGCGCCGGGTCGGTGAACTGGCCGAGACCCGGGCCGGGGTGATGCAGGCCGTGCACGACGAACGGCGGCGCATCGAGCGCGACCTGCACGACGGCGTGCAGCAGCGCCTGGTCGCCCTGGGCATGCTGCTGGGCCGGGCCCGCCGCGCCACGGACCCCGCCAAGGCGGACGCGCTGCTGCGCCAGGCCCACGAGGAGTCCGCCCACGCACTGACGGAGCTGCGCGAGACGGCCTGGCGGATCCACCCCGCCGCCCTGGACGAGCGCGGGCTGGCCGCGGCCCTGGAGGAACTCGCGGAGCGCTCGGTCCTGCCCGTCGAGGTGACGTACGCCCTCGACGGCACCCCGCCCCCGGTCCCCGTACAGACGGTCGCGTACTTCGTCGCCGCCGAGGCCGTCACCAACACCCTGAAACACTCGGGCGCGACCCGGGCCGAGATCCGCGTGACCGGACGACACGACGGCATCCTCATCCACATCGAGGACAACGGCACCGGCGGCGCCCCCCACCGCCCCACCACCGGCGGCCTCCTCGGCCTCTCCCGCCGCATCGCCGCCCTCGACGGCCACCTCACCATCCACAGCCCACCCGGCGGCCCCACCCTCATCACCGCGGAGCTCCCATGCGCGTCATGA
- a CDS encoding SACE_7040 family transcriptional regulator, with protein sequence MATRTDAPTRREQILKEAARLFAERGFHGVGVDEIGAAVGISGPGLYRHFAGKDAMLAELLVGISGQLLTGAKRRLAEADGVPPEAVLDSLIEGHIDFALDDRPLITLHDRELDRLRDSDRKLVRQLQRQYVELWVEVVRKVYPELTEPTARSAVHSVFGLLNSTPHLGRPGALPGRGVTAVLLHRMARGAFGAAGVE encoded by the coding sequence ATGGCCACCAGAACCGACGCCCCGACCCGCCGCGAACAGATCCTCAAGGAGGCCGCGCGGCTCTTCGCCGAGCGTGGATTCCACGGCGTCGGTGTCGACGAGATAGGCGCCGCCGTCGGTATCAGCGGCCCCGGTCTCTACCGGCACTTCGCCGGCAAGGACGCGATGCTCGCCGAACTGCTGGTCGGCATCAGCGGACAGCTGCTGACCGGCGCGAAGCGGCGCCTCGCGGAGGCCGACGGCGTGCCGCCGGAGGCGGTGCTCGACTCCCTCATCGAGGGCCACATCGACTTCGCCCTCGACGACCGTCCCCTCATCACCCTGCACGACCGCGAGCTGGACCGCCTGCGCGACAGCGACCGCAAGCTCGTACGGCAGCTCCAGCGGCAGTACGTCGAGCTGTGGGTGGAGGTGGTGCGCAAGGTGTACCCGGAGCTCACGGAGCCGACGGCCCGCTCGGCCGTGCACTCGGTGTTCGGGCTGCTGAACTCGACGCCGCACCTGGGGCGGCCGGGGGCGCTGCCGGGGCGGGGAGTCACGGCGGTGCTGCTGCACCGGATGGCGCGGGGGGCGTTCGGGGCGGCCGGGGTGGAGTGA